One Nicotiana sylvestris chromosome 12, ASM39365v2, whole genome shotgun sequence genomic window carries:
- the LOC138883959 gene encoding uncharacterized protein yields MAEDSELWDIICDGPFVPTKNLGDPAVDIPKMRKEFNDVDRKAIKNNFRAKKILVCGISPDECNRISTCQSTKEIWEALQIAHEGTTQTRFTSIINELHSLGESIQRNKLVRKILSVLPSSWESKVNAIIEAKDLQTLTMDELVRNLKTYEMKKKKDNERS; encoded by the exons ATGGCTGAAGACTCTGAGTTATGGGATATAATATGTGATGGACCTTTTGTCCCTACAAAGAACCTTGGTGATCCAGCTGTAGACATTCCCAAGATGAGGAAAGAATTCAATGATGTTGATAGAAAGgccataaaaaataattttcgagcaaagaaaattcttgtatGTGGTATTAGCCCTGATGAATGTAATAGGATATCAACTTGTCAATCAACAAAAGAGATCTGGGAGGCTCTTCAGATAGCTCACGAGGGAACAACTCAG ACTCGATTCACCTCCATCATCAATGAGCTTCACTCTCTTGGTGAAAGCATTCAAAGAAACAAGCTTGTCAGAAAAATCCTTAGTGTACTGCCcagttcttgggaaagcaaagttAATGCCATTATAGAGGCTAAGGACTTGCAGACACTAACCATGGATGAACTCGTTAGAAACTTGAAAACctatgaaatgaaaaagaagaaggacaATGAAAGAAGTTAA
- the LOC138883960 gene encoding uncharacterized protein codes for MPDSTMIESSLVRSSAVNISPNPKEESHPRSTPFPTFSKSTPPLRKSEDPREEIEEEGAIVVFEQPAQDDVTGTPNNEPDPSVENPEDANDLVYASFIRARTKPVVTSDPPPKRLTTQLQQKEALEFALKKSKRSRRRRSLVKDGKVVQEEDVPVVSVDEETKEEPSSLSRKSSRKKHSLSQSEKHTSKGAESSSKSDVAGSSKKLAKCSSDKKVKKRGDKSNEEEVEKSGEHRQSKSMEKGKFVGKSVKRKRDDDDKKPGSVKKEKVSETLRSEKRKLGNQKVVTYRVFVH; via the exons ATGCCTGATAGCACTATGATTGAGTCCTCACTAGTGAGAAGTTCAGCAGTGAACATCTCTCCAAACCCTAAAGAAGAGTCTCATCCACGCTCTACTCCCTTTCCTACCTTCTCTAAGTCCACCCCTCCTCTAAGAAAGTCTGAAGAT CCGAgggaagaaatagaagaagaggGAGCAATTGTGGTTTTTGAACAGCCGGCACAAGATGATGTTACGGGGACCCCAAATAATGAACCTGATCCCTCCGTGGAGAATCCAG AAGATGCAAATGATTTGGTGTATGCTAGTTTTATTAGGGCTAGGACTAAGCCAGTGGTAACTTCAGATCCACCTCCTAAGCGACTTACTACTCAGTTGCAGCAAAAGGAGGCTCTAGAGTTTGCCCTCAAGAAGAGTAAAAGGAGTAGAAGAAGGAGAAGTTTGGTCAAAGATGGAAAAGTTGTACAAGAAGAGGATGTTCCTGTAGTGAGTGTGGATGAGGAAACCAAAGAGGAACCTAGTTCCCTGTCCCGCAAGTCTTCAAGGAAGAAGCACTCTCTCTCTCAATCCGAAAAGCACACCTCTAAGGGTGCCGAGAGTTCTTCTAAGAGTGATGTTGCTGGTTCCAGTAAAAAGTTGGCAAAATGTTCCAGTGACAAGAAAGTGAAGAAACGTGGTGACAAGTCTAATGAGGAAGAAGTCGAGAAATCTGGTGAACATAGACAGAGTAAGTCAATGGAGAAGGGAAAATTTGTTGGCAAGTCAGTGAAAAGAAAGAGGGATGATGATGATAAGAAACCTGGTTCTGTCAAGAAAGAAAAAGTAAGTGAAACTCTGAGGTCTGAGAAAAGGAAGCTGGGGAATCAGAAAGTTGTTACATATCGCGTTTTCGTACATTAA